One Devosia lacusdianchii genomic window carries:
- a CDS encoding M20 aminoacylase family protein, with translation MPHGDNDPFELEAMIALRRDLHAHPELGFEEFRTSDIVVRQLEEAGIAVTRGVGKTGVVGSLRVGDGARAIALRADMDALAMPEQGDAAYKSTIPNTMHACGHDGHTVMLLAAARHLARTRDFSGTVHFVFQPAEEGRGGAKAMVGDGFFDRFPVDAVYGLHNMPGLATDEMAVVAGPQLASSDSWEVIFYGVGTHGAKPHLGRDSMTAAAHFLTAVHTIVARRVDPLQPAVVSACAISGGDFRALNVIPDDVRIGGTARAYSSAVRDQLEAEIGALAEGVGTTFGITNSYAFSRRISPVINDATATAAALAAAHSVTGRSVITDFPPSTAGDDFAEFSSRVPGCYVWLGNGPAVDGALHHNSRYDFNDAAIVTGARYWTALVEQQLR, from the coding sequence ATGCCCCATGGAGACAACGACCCGTTCGAGCTGGAAGCGATGATTGCATTGCGCCGCGATCTGCATGCACATCCAGAACTGGGCTTCGAGGAATTTCGCACCAGCGACATTGTCGTCCGCCAACTCGAAGAGGCCGGTATTGCAGTCACGCGAGGCGTGGGCAAAACTGGGGTGGTGGGCAGCCTGCGTGTAGGGGATGGCGCGCGCGCGATCGCATTGCGGGCGGATATGGATGCGCTGGCCATGCCCGAGCAGGGCGATGCCGCCTACAAGTCGACCATACCGAACACGATGCATGCCTGCGGTCACGATGGACATACGGTGATGCTGTTGGCAGCAGCGCGCCACCTGGCGCGAACACGGGACTTTTCCGGGACGGTGCATTTCGTTTTCCAGCCAGCGGAAGAGGGACGGGGCGGGGCGAAAGCCATGGTCGGCGACGGATTTTTCGACCGCTTTCCGGTGGACGCTGTCTATGGCCTCCACAACATGCCCGGCCTTGCCACCGATGAGATGGCCGTGGTCGCGGGTCCGCAACTCGCGTCATCGGATAGTTGGGAGGTGATCTTCTACGGGGTCGGCACTCATGGCGCCAAGCCACATCTTGGACGGGATTCGATGACGGCGGCCGCGCACTTTCTGACGGCGGTTCACACGATCGTCGCGCGCCGGGTCGATCCGCTGCAGCCCGCTGTCGTCAGCGCTTGTGCGATTTCCGGGGGTGACTTTCGGGCGCTCAATGTCATTCCGGACGACGTTCGGATTGGCGGAACGGCCCGGGCCTATTCATCTGCGGTGCGCGACCAGCTCGAAGCCGAGATCGGAGCATTGGCAGAGGGCGTTGGGACGACATTCGGGATAACCAACAGCTATGCCTTCAGCCGCCGTATTTCGCCTGTCATAAACGACGCCACCGCCACCGCGGCCGCATTGGCAGCGGCGCATAGCGTGACCGGTCGGTCGGTGATCACCGATTTCCCGCCCTCGACGGCAGGCGATGACTTTGCCGAATTCAGTTCGCGGGTGCCGGGATGCTATGTCTGGCTTGGCAATGGGCCGGCCGTGGATGGCGCGCTGCACCACAACTCCCGCTACGACTTCAATGACGCGGCTATTGTCACCGGCGCGCGCTACTGGACAGCGCTGGTCGAGCAGCAGCTGCGCTAG
- a CDS encoding phosphoribosyltransferase — protein MSFEPHQFWQSFAAPGTYEITPDAGYRDGLPVSLRDGSQLLLPIRVLPGDGNSAVASLIINQASFAVEDGLSQALADLLSPYNPAVIIGVPTLGLPLANNVARRLGHGRMVALGTSRKFWYRDDLSAPLSSITSPTHQKTIFLDPRSLPLLTGRRVAVIDDVISSGTSMVAVLGLLAQADIEPVAVGAAMLQGTRWHQPLAGWRDRILAPLSSPRLRKMENGAWAPND, from the coding sequence TTGTCTTTCGAGCCGCATCAATTCTGGCAAAGCTTCGCTGCCCCCGGCACCTATGAGATCACCCCGGACGCCGGCTATCGGGACGGCTTGCCAGTCAGCTTGCGTGACGGCTCGCAGCTGCTGCTGCCGATCAGGGTCCTCCCCGGCGATGGCAATTCAGCCGTTGCGTCGCTAATCATCAATCAGGCCAGCTTTGCGGTCGAGGATGGGCTATCCCAAGCGCTGGCTGACCTGCTCTCCCCCTACAACCCCGCGGTGATCATCGGCGTGCCGACCCTGGGCTTGCCCTTGGCCAACAATGTGGCCCGACGGCTTGGTCATGGACGCATGGTGGCGTTGGGAACCTCGCGCAAGTTCTGGTATCGCGACGACCTGTCGGCGCCGCTGTCATCCATCACCAGTCCAACCCACCAGAAGACGATATTCCTCGACCCCCGCTCGCTGCCATTGCTGACCGGCCGGCGCGTCGCCGTCATCGATGATGTGATCAGTTCGGGTACCTCGATGGTCGCAGTGCTTGGTCTGCTCGCTCAGGCGGACATCGAGCCGGTCGCTGTCGGCGCGGCCATGTTGCAGGGAACGCGCTGGCACCAGCCGCTTGCCGGCTGGCGGGATCGCATCCTCGCACCACTGAGCTCGCCGCGTTTGCGAAAGATGGAGAATGGTGCCTGGGCGCCTAACGATTGA
- a CDS encoding MBL fold metallo-hydrolase — translation MPAAQRIVATILGCGSSGGVPRIGNVWGNCDPSEPRNRRLRCSLLIEGWSDGSEGPTRIVIDTGCDLREQMLAAEVDRVDAVLYTHEHADHTHGIDDLRVLALHNRRRVDVYFSAETGHRVREAFRYCFEAPKGSDYPPILNAHEIVAGDVLEVDGPGGLLTVTVFDQEHGNIRSLGFRVGNVAYSCDLSGFPEASYPAISGLDLWIIDALRPTPHPSHLSLPETLNWIERFSPKQAVLTNMHIDLDYVRTEAETPGNVTPAFDGMRIDVQTGEILNR, via the coding sequence ATGCCTGCGGCCCAGCGGATCGTTGCGACCATATTGGGCTGCGGTTCGTCGGGCGGCGTGCCGCGCATTGGCAATGTCTGGGGCAATTGTGACCCCAGCGAGCCACGCAACCGCCGCCTGCGGTGTTCGCTGCTGATCGAGGGCTGGAGCGACGGTAGCGAAGGCCCGACGCGCATCGTCATCGATACTGGCTGCGACCTGCGCGAGCAAATGCTTGCTGCGGAAGTCGATCGCGTCGACGCAGTGCTCTACACGCATGAGCATGCGGACCATACGCATGGCATCGACGATTTGCGCGTCCTGGCGCTGCATAATCGCAGGCGGGTGGATGTCTATTTCTCGGCCGAGACCGGGCACCGCGTCCGGGAGGCTTTTCGCTATTGCTTCGAGGCGCCCAAGGGTAGCGACTATCCGCCGATACTCAACGCCCACGAGATTGTTGCGGGCGACGTGCTCGAGGTCGACGGCCCCGGCGGTCTGTTGACCGTTACTGTGTTTGACCAGGAGCACGGCAATATCCGCTCGCTTGGCTTCCGGGTCGGCAATGTTGCCTATTCCTGCGATCTGTCGGGGTTCCCCGAGGCGTCATACCCGGCGATCTCTGGTCTGGACCTCTGGATTATCGACGCCTTGCGACCGACGCCGCATCCAAGCCACCTGAGCCTTCCGGAGACGCTGAACTGGATCGAGCGCTTCTCGCCGAAGCAGGCGGTGCTCACCAACATGCATATCGATCTCGACTATGTGCGCACCGAGGCGGAGACGCCTGGCAATGTGACCCCGGCTTTCGACGGAATGCGGATTGACGTGCAGACCGGCGAAATTCTCAATCGTTAG
- a CDS encoding TatD family hydrolase, translated as MLIDSHCHLDFEALANDIDGVMARAAAVGVTGMVTISTHVEKFSTYAAIAERFTNVWCSVGTHPHHADQELHIQTDDLVRLSAHPRCVAIGEAGLDYFYDNAPREAQATGLRRHIAASRITGLPLVIHSRKCDDDMAAILVEESGQGSFPFVLHCFTAGESLARTALDLGGYISFSGIVTFKNAQEIQDVAKFVPGDRYLVETDAPYLAPIPHRGQSNEPSFVRYTAEKVAELRGLSLEQLGQETTANFARLFSKTGLA; from the coding sequence ATGCTGATCGACAGCCACTGCCACCTCGATTTCGAGGCGCTTGCCAACGACATCGATGGTGTCATGGCGCGCGCAGCGGCGGTTGGCGTGACCGGCATGGTGACGATATCCACACATGTGGAGAAGTTTTCCACATACGCCGCCATCGCGGAACGTTTTACGAACGTCTGGTGCTCGGTTGGCACGCATCCGCACCATGCCGACCAGGAATTGCACATCCAGACCGACGACCTGGTCCGGCTTTCGGCCCATCCACGCTGCGTTGCCATCGGCGAAGCTGGCCTCGACTATTTCTACGACAACGCTCCGCGCGAGGCGCAGGCGACGGGTCTGCGCCGCCACATCGCCGCATCGCGGATCACCGGTCTTCCCCTGGTTATCCACAGCCGCAAATGCGACGACGACATGGCTGCGATCCTGGTGGAGGAGAGCGGCCAGGGCAGCTTCCCGTTTGTTCTGCACTGCTTCACCGCCGGCGAAAGCTTGGCGCGCACGGCGCTCGACTTGGGCGGCTACATCTCGTTCTCAGGCATTGTCACTTTCAAAAATGCCCAGGAAATACAGGATGTTGCCAAGTTTGTTCCGGGCGATCGCTATCTGGTCGAAACCGATGCGCCCTATCTTGCGCCCATCCCGCATCGCGGCCAGTCCAATGAACCCAGTTTCGTCCGCTATACGGCCGAGAAGGTTGCCGAACTGCGCGGCCTCAGCCTTGAGCAGCTTGGGCAGGAGACTACGGCGAACTTCGCGAGGCTGTTCTCGAAAACGGGGTTGGCTTGA
- the metG gene encoding methionine--tRNA ligase gives MTDKPFYVTTAISYPNGAPHIGHAYEMIATDAIARFKRLEGKEVYFLTGTDEHGIKMVQTAAAQGVTPRELADKNSAEFRRLADALNISNDDFIRTTEQRHHEASQAIWKKMAASNNGDIFQSTYKGWYSVRDEAYFDEDELTDKDGKKFAPSGAEVSWVEEPTYFFRLSAYQQKLLDLYESNPDFIAPKERRNEIISFVKGGLQDLSISRTTFDWGIRVPGAPGHVMYVWVDALTNYITGVGFPDEASELFRKFWPADLHVIGKDIIRFHTVYWPAFLMSAGIEVQHRVFAHGFLTVDGQKMSKSLGNVIDPFELVDEFGVDAVRYFFLREVSFGQDGDYSNDKLVLRVNADLANNLGNLAQRSLSMINKNCDGKVPQPGPLTEADQAIIAEVGEAIDAAQRAMDEQLVHEATGALIAALSSANNYFAAQEPWALKKTDPDRMATVLYVTADTVRRLTIPMLAFVPASAARLLDQLAVPQENRQLADSKAPGMLAAGTELPVPQGVFARLERKAE, from the coding sequence ATGACCGACAAGCCCTTCTACGTGACGACCGCGATCTCCTATCCCAATGGCGCGCCTCATATCGGGCACGCCTATGAGATGATCGCGACCGACGCTATCGCCCGGTTCAAGCGGCTTGAAGGCAAGGAAGTGTACTTCCTGACCGGCACCGACGAGCACGGCATCAAGATGGTGCAGACGGCCGCCGCGCAAGGCGTGACCCCGCGCGAACTGGCCGACAAGAACTCGGCCGAGTTTCGTCGCCTGGCGGATGCGCTCAACATTTCCAACGACGACTTCATCCGGACGACCGAGCAGCGCCACCATGAGGCCAGCCAGGCGATCTGGAAGAAGATGGCCGCCAGCAACAATGGCGACATCTTCCAGTCGACCTACAAGGGCTGGTACTCCGTCCGCGACGAGGCCTATTTCGATGAAGACGAGCTGACGGATAAGGACGGCAAGAAGTTTGCGCCGTCAGGCGCCGAGGTGAGCTGGGTCGAAGAGCCGACCTACTTCTTCCGTTTGTCCGCCTATCAGCAGAAGCTGCTCGATCTCTACGAGTCCAATCCCGACTTCATCGCCCCCAAGGAACGCCGCAACGAGATCATCTCGTTCGTGAAGGGCGGCCTGCAGGATCTCTCGATCTCGCGCACCACGTTCGATTGGGGCATTCGGGTTCCCGGCGCGCCCGGCCACGTCATGTATGTGTGGGTCGACGCGCTCACCAATTACATCACCGGCGTCGGCTTTCCGGATGAAGCAAGCGAGCTGTTCCGCAAGTTCTGGCCGGCTGACCTGCATGTCATCGGCAAGGACATCATCCGCTTTCACACCGTCTACTGGCCTGCCTTCCTGATGAGCGCCGGCATCGAGGTGCAGCATCGCGTGTTCGCGCATGGCTTCCTGACGGTCGACGGCCAGAAGATGAGCAAGTCGCTCGGCAATGTCATCGATCCGTTTGAGCTGGTCGATGAGTTCGGCGTCGATGCCGTACGCTACTTCTTCCTGCGCGAGGTTTCGTTCGGGCAGGACGGCGATTACAGCAACGACAAGCTGGTGCTGCGCGTCAACGCTGATCTCGCCAACAATCTCGGCAATCTGGCGCAGCGCTCGCTGTCGATGATCAACAAGAACTGCGACGGTAAGGTGCCGCAGCCCGGCCCGCTGACCGAAGCCGATCAGGCGATCATTGCCGAGGTGGGTGAGGCCATCGATGCCGCGCAAAGGGCCATGGACGAGCAGCTCGTCCATGAAGCGACCGGCGCGCTCATCGCGGCGCTGAGCTCGGCTAACAACTACTTTGCCGCTCAGGAACCCTGGGCGCTGAAGAAGACCGATCCGGACCGCATGGCGACCGTACTCTACGTTACGGCCGATACGGTTCGTCGCCTGACCATTCCCATGCTGGCTTTCGTGCCCGCGTCGGCGGCTCGATTGCTCGACCAGCTCGCGGTTCCGCAAGAAAACCGCCAGCTTGCTGACAGCAAAGCCCCAGGCATGCTGGCAGCAGGCACCGAGCTTCCGGTGCCGCAAGGCGTCTTCGCCCGCCTCGAACGCAAGGCCGAATAG
- a CDS encoding AAA family ATPase: MSDPDALEDVALPERRQRARGHDAARAAILSQVAERRLPGAILLHGPQGIGKATFAFEIAAAILTATGDEDGHRVGEQVGALSHPNLFVLRRRPKDGKGYYTVIRVEDVRDVRDSLHHTRGRAGHRVAVIDSIDDANPSAANALLKTLEEPPADTTFLLISHRPGQLLPTIKSRCHNLALRPIEAGLVRAVLAEHDAALTDADLDRAVALAGGRPRRAFETLALEPESALGALQAWLSNPAQHSTAAALQLAEVLGANTQSTELSFAREMLDDWMADEARNAAMQGGNRMRLASANELWDKAHALFAEADDINLDMKQTLVAIFDAIRKHVSTTAPAPAEFQ, from the coding sequence GTGAGCGATCCCGACGCATTGGAGGACGTGGCGCTGCCGGAACGCCGGCAGAGGGCGCGAGGGCACGATGCGGCGCGTGCCGCAATTTTGAGTCAGGTCGCGGAACGGCGCTTGCCCGGTGCGATCCTGCTGCATGGTCCGCAAGGGATCGGCAAGGCAACCTTCGCCTTCGAGATTGCTGCGGCCATCCTCACCGCGACCGGCGACGAGGACGGCCACCGCGTCGGGGAACAGGTCGGTGCGCTGTCGCATCCCAACCTGTTCGTGCTGCGTCGGCGGCCGAAGGACGGCAAGGGCTATTACACGGTCATTCGCGTTGAAGATGTGCGCGACGTGCGCGATTCCTTGCATCACACCAGGGGACGCGCCGGCCACCGTGTTGCCGTCATCGACAGCATCGACGACGCCAATCCCTCGGCCGCCAATGCGCTGCTGAAGACGCTCGAAGAGCCGCCCGCCGACACCACATTCCTGTTGATTTCGCATCGGCCGGGACAGTTATTGCCAACCATCAAGTCGCGTTGCCATAACCTGGCCTTGCGGCCGATCGAGGCTGGACTGGTGCGCGCGGTTCTGGCCGAACACGACGCGGCGCTGACTGATGCGGATCTGGACCGGGCGGTGGCGCTCGCTGGCGGACGACCACGGCGCGCGTTCGAGACGCTGGCGCTGGAGCCCGAGTCCGCACTGGGCGCCCTGCAGGCCTGGCTGTCCAATCCTGCACAGCATTCGACAGCGGCGGCGCTGCAACTGGCGGAGGTGCTGGGCGCCAATACGCAGAGCACCGAGTTGTCGTTCGCGCGCGAAATGCTGGACGACTGGATGGCCGACGAGGCCCGCAATGCCGCCATGCAGGGGGGCAATCGGATGCGCCTTGCCTCCGCCAACGAGCTATGGGACAAGGCACACGCCCTCTTCGCGGAGGCTGACGACATCAATCTGGACATGAAACAGACCCTCGTCGCCATTTTCGACGCGATCAGGAAGCATGTTTCGACGACCGCCCCAGCTCCTGCCGAGTTCCAATGA
- the tmk gene encoding dTMP kinase codes for MLQQAPTSKANRARFITFEGGEGVGKSTQVKRLLQNLQRHAIEAVRTREPGGTPRAEAIRSFILQGRSESWGAGAEAVLFAAARLDHVNQLIAPNLRNGVWVLSDRFHDSTRAYQGLTGGVDDKLISALETLALDGHTPDLTIVLDMDPEAAFKRVEARAVEDGLALTGDRFEKEEIDWHKRLRDGFLAIAKENPDRCVVISAAQSEDALEAAIWGAVSQRFPELLRGSQA; via the coding sequence ATGTTGCAGCAAGCACCGACTTCCAAAGCCAATCGTGCCCGCTTCATAACCTTTGAGGGTGGTGAAGGCGTCGGCAAGTCTACGCAGGTGAAACGGCTGCTGCAAAACCTGCAGCGGCACGCCATCGAGGCGGTGCGCACGCGCGAGCCGGGCGGCACGCCGCGGGCCGAGGCTATCCGATCGTTTATCCTGCAAGGGCGCTCCGAAAGCTGGGGGGCAGGGGCGGAAGCGGTGCTTTTCGCCGCTGCGCGGCTCGACCACGTCAATCAGCTCATCGCGCCAAATCTGCGCAATGGCGTCTGGGTGCTATCCGACCGCTTTCACGATTCGACCCGCGCCTATCAGGGCCTGACGGGCGGTGTCGACGACAAGCTGATCTCTGCGCTCGAAACACTGGCGCTTGATGGGCATACGCCCGACCTGACCATCGTGCTCGATATGGACCCCGAAGCCGCGTTCAAGCGCGTGGAGGCCCGCGCCGTCGAGGATGGGCTGGCTTTGACCGGCGACCGCTTCGAGAAGGAAGAGATAGACTGGCACAAGCGGCTGCGGGACGGCTTTCTGGCCATTGCCAAGGAAAACCCGGATCGCTGCGTGGTCATTTCTGCGGCGCAGTCCGAGGACGCACTTGAAGCCGCCATTTGGGGCGCGGTGAGCCAGCGCTTTCCCGAGCTGCTGCGCGGTTCACAGGCGTGA
- a CDS encoding D-alanyl-D-alanine carboxypeptidase family protein translates to MKRFWSIAAIVVALASPAFAQAEFDTKAKFAILMDEDSGTVIFQKDADLPMEPASMAKLMTIAVVFNEIRGERVKMTDEFFVSEHAWRTGGASSGGSTMFAELNSKIKVEDLIRSVIIQSGNDAAIVLAEGIAGSEGSFAAMMNELAEELGLTDSHFTNPTGLPDPDMFVTARDLADLARYLISEFPEYYHYFSEPEMEWNGIKQPNRNSLVELGIGVDGLKTGHTEAAGYGSVISTDEGGRRLVAVIHGLTSMAERTEEGRKLITWGARAFERVAAYPDGAVVAYANVYGGVSGSVGLVGDGEVALYLPRGSRKCLNAQVVYTGPLLPPVTQGDEVAELRVFCDEQLVQVAPLFAAETVEEGDIVRKATDALKQLALGWL, encoded by the coding sequence GTGAAAAGGTTCTGGTCGATCGCTGCGATTGTTGTAGCCCTTGCTTCACCGGCATTTGCGCAGGCCGAATTCGACACGAAAGCCAAGTTCGCCATTCTGATGGACGAAGACTCCGGCACGGTGATCTTCCAGAAGGACGCCGACCTGCCGATGGAGCCGGCCAGCATGGCCAAGCTGATGACCATCGCCGTGGTCTTCAACGAAATTCGCGGCGAACGCGTCAAGATGACCGATGAGTTCTTCGTGTCGGAACACGCCTGGCGCACCGGCGGGGCATCATCGGGCGGCTCGACGATGTTTGCCGAGCTCAACTCCAAGATCAAGGTCGAGGACCTGATCCGGTCCGTCATCATCCAGTCCGGCAACGACGCGGCCATCGTGCTCGCCGAGGGTATTGCGGGGTCTGAGGGCAGCTTTGCGGCAATGATGAACGAGTTGGCCGAAGAGCTCGGGCTGACCGATTCTCATTTCACCAACCCAACGGGCCTGCCGGACCCGGACATGTTTGTGACCGCCCGCGACCTGGCCGACCTGGCGCGCTACCTCATCAGCGAGTTCCCCGAATACTATCACTACTTCTCAGAGCCCGAGATGGAGTGGAACGGCATCAAGCAGCCGAACCGCAATTCGCTGGTTGAACTGGGCATCGGCGTCGATGGCCTCAAGACCGGGCATACCGAGGCGGCTGGCTATGGGTCGGTGATTTCCACGGATGAGGGCGGGCGACGTCTTGTGGCGGTAATCCATGGCCTTACCTCCATGGCTGAGCGCACAGAAGAGGGGCGCAAACTCATTACGTGGGGCGCCCGCGCGTTCGAGCGAGTGGCGGCCTATCCGGATGGTGCGGTTGTTGCCTATGCCAACGTCTATGGCGGGGTCAGCGGCAGCGTTGGCCTGGTCGGTGATGGCGAGGTTGCGCTCTACCTGCCCAGAGGGTCGCGCAAGTGCCTCAATGCGCAGGTCGTCTATACCGGGCCACTGTTGCCGCCGGTGACACAGGGCGACGAGGTCGCAGAGCTCCGGGTATTCTGCGATGAACAACTGGTGCAGGTCGCACCGCTTTTTGCCGCCGAAACGGTGGAGGAAGGCGATATCGTCCGCAAGGCTACCGACGCGCTGAAGCAGCTCGCTCTTGGCTGGCTTTGA
- a CDS encoding septal ring lytic transglycosylase RlpA family protein — protein MTPTWRHAVRSLALAALIAPMIAACAGGGLGATVKRAAFSSSEYGVGVSPRVTTNPNPPKGGGRYQVGKPYTVRGRVYTPAEQPDYAATGEASWYGSDFHGRRTANGEIFSANAITGAHPTLPLPSYVRVTNQENGRSVIVRVNDRGPYMPGRIMDLSHRAAEMLGYVNAGSTQIKAEYVGPAPLEGDDTRMLVASYSGPADFGGGSNTRYAYNDNTNSLADMAGNFFGGLFSYADTTPEEQDIAIGTAHAAVNAMATRTNDLDDWVQSVDIDARDIKLGLGIFSDQANAIALAEQFALLGAVDEEQVTVNGRAATRLTLTHLKAGVSRVDALDMARELGLNDIVVY, from the coding sequence TTGACCCCCACGTGGCGCCACGCCGTTCGTTCTTTGGCCCTGGCCGCGCTGATCGCGCCGATGATCGCTGCCTGCGCTGGCGGCGGCCTTGGCGCAACCGTCAAACGCGCCGCCTTCTCCTCCTCCGAGTATGGTGTCGGCGTATCGCCGCGCGTGACCACCAATCCCAATCCGCCCAAGGGCGGCGGTCGTTATCAGGTGGGCAAGCCCTACACGGTGCGCGGTCGGGTCTATACGCCGGCCGAACAGCCTGATTATGCCGCCACGGGCGAAGCCTCCTGGTACGGCTCGGACTTCCATGGCCGCCGCACGGCCAATGGTGAAATCTTCTCGGCCAACGCCATCACCGGCGCGCATCCGACGTTGCCACTGCCGTCCTATGTCCGCGTGACCAATCAGGAAAATGGCCGCTCGGTCATCGTGCGCGTCAATGATCGCGGTCCTTACATGCCGGGCCGCATCATGGACCTGTCGCACCGCGCTGCCGAAATGCTCGGCTACGTCAACGCCGGCAGCACCCAGATCAAGGCCGAGTATGTGGGCCCGGCGCCGCTCGAAGGCGACGACACGCGCATGCTGGTGGCCAGCTATTCCGGTCCGGCCGATTTCGGCGGCGGCAGCAACACGCGCTACGCCTACAATGACAACACCAATAGCCTGGCCGATATGGCGGGCAATTTCTTTGGCGGCCTGTTCTCCTATGCCGATACGACGCCTGAGGAGCAGGATATCGCCATCGGCACGGCGCACGCCGCCGTCAATGCCATGGCGACCCGCACCAACGATCTCGATGATTGGGTACAGTCGGTCGATATCGACGCGCGCGACATCAAGCTTGGCCTCGGCATTTTCAGCGATCAGGCCAATGCCATCGCGCTCGCCGAGCAGTTCGCCCTTCTGGGTGCGGTCGACGAGGAGCAGGTGACTGTCAATGGCCGCGCCGCGACGCGGCTGACCCTGACGCATCTCAAGGCCGGTGTTTCAAGAGTTGATGCACTGGATATGGCGCGTGAACTTGGTTTGAACGACATAGTTGTTTATTAG